The genomic interval TTTCTCCACCGAGATAGACGATGTTACTCGCCAAACGGCCccgcaagagaaaaaaatctGGAGATAGCAAAGGCCGGATTTGGCTCCAGACCGGGAAGATACGAATCAAACTCGGTAATCCGGACGGCGGGAAAGACGATGCCATTGATTATTTGGACCGGCTTCCTTAACCGGGAAGAGAACCCGGGAAAATTTGACCACAATTCATCTTCACAGGAAACCGACTTTTGCATCAGAGAAAGATTTAGCCTGAGAGCGCTAGCCGAGGACGCGCTCGACCAGGTTATTGCGTCACTTGGTGAAGATCGCCTTTCGAAAAAAAACCCGGTCCAGGGACGGTGTCATAACGTGAGCACCAACCCGGGACGGTGGAAGGATCCAGTATGGGCGTGAAGATTGACGAATACAGGCGTTGGCCAGTGCCATTCCTCCATTGCGGGGATTCTGGGGATCTTTTGGGTGGGGAAATTCAAggagaaaatggaaaagttGTTCGGGACTTCCCCGACAATGAGCAGGTGACCCGGAACACCTGATTCCCTGGTGAAtttatcctttttttccAATTCTTGTCTTTCTACAATACCTTATGTGTAAAGCTACATACATTGAGGCCATGAGCCGGTCGGACGTTGATCTACCTCCGACATGTCAAGTACATCCTCATCTcacttctctctctcacttATTCGAGATTACCCAAACGCGATTCAATTGAAAATATAGTTCCCTAGTCTTCGATGTATATGAACATGTGTACCAGCCAAACGAGACCGAAGCGACGGGTTGCGCTCCAATCAACCTCATCGTTCGTTGCTTTCCACAGTGAAATAACAACCCATCTAATGATCTATCCCCTTACTTGTCGGAGTTTTACTCATTCAGGTACCCGTGCTCCTTGAAAGCTTTCTGGAGGATTTCATGGATCACAGATTGCTTGCGGTCGGAATACTCGTTCACGGTCTCCCCCGCCAATCGACTAGCGGCAGCGGCCTGCCGTTTGGTATCGACATACCTTTGGCGATCGTCCTCATGGTTGCGCAACCAGTCACGGAACAGTCGATGACGAACGTGTTCCGCGCTGTTCGGACCAAATACATGGATATTCGCGTATGGTTCGTTGAAACCGAAGAGGCGATGCTCATACCAGCCAGGCTCGCGAAGCAAGAACTGAAAACCCGCAGCCTCAAGGGCTGGCACGTAGGAGTCTTCCGCCGTGGGGTCAGCTACGAGTACGTCAACATCGATGACCGCTTTGGCTGGTAACCCTGGTACACTGGTTGACCCAACGTGCTCGATTGAGAGAAGTCGATTACCAAGGGCATCGGCAATCCGGCGTGCAATAATCGCAAACGACTCCGGCCATGTTGGATCCGGCTCCACGATCTCAATCAACTTTTGCGGCCGGGTTGAGATGATTTCGACAGCGCCCGGCATCTGAAACTCTGTAATCTCACTTTTGGATGGCATCCTGGTAGCGAGCAAGGTCTTATGGTAATATAACTTCTACCGATGGTGTTGCAGCTAGATCATGCCTCCAGTGATCTTGAGGACAGTTTTGCGCAGGATCGCATAAGCTGGATGACTCAGACCAAGATCAATAACTACCCCAACGACTCGTATTAGGCACCCAATAACTGGGGTGCGGCTAGTAACAATAAGGTATAGTCATTTCCCTGGATTCTTATAGGACAAGGAACTTCCATATCGGACCATGCCGTCTCCGTATACTGGTCATCAGCGATTCGATATCATGAACTTATATGCTTCTGGCACACCTTTTGGCTTGTTTCCCGCCATCCCAGTCGCATTGAGCGATCGAGACTCTCATATCTACTTAAGTTAGTAGATGTTCGAATTTGGCTGCACAAAAACTTGACCTTCCAGCTGTGAAGCTTTCACTCAAAACAACACCCTTGTGTCCATGTATTCATAAGTGGACATTGTACTATTGAAAAAGTCATTCATacccaacaaccccaaccaacGTGGCGATCAGAAAAACTATCAAAACGCCCCTGCATAGTTAGTATCACAAATGGCATCTTGGGGTTAGAAGCATCAAAAGGTCTTGTTGTCGGGGAACAGCGAGAGAGACATACTTCGATTACGTTATTTACTACGCAGGTGACTTGGGCCTCACTGGAAGATGCCGACGATAACCTTGGAGGTGTATTACTGATTCCACGTTACCCGCGGAGAACACGCGACATCCTATACGTCCatttttgcctttttctaAGTTGATAATTCATACCCAAAGAAAGGCCAACATTGCCAGGCGCGAGGGATCTTCACTGAATCTGCATGGGGCTGTTAGTCATCGTAAGTCAAGTGTcgctttcccttttgggCGGTTTATGAGGTATTTATGGTTCACCGGCCCGCTGACAAAGCGTAGCATATTGTCTTGAATTCTCCGTACACCACCGTATCGGACCTAGATAGAAGGTCTGGAATGCCTGGCGAGGGTCACCAGGGGAAAATCCAAGAGCCCAATGACCTCATGCCCGTTTGAACTATAGACATCCACATATACGGCGTATGTGCCATACCACTGGGTCGGCAATATGGCAAAGGTTAGCCGAATTGACCCGAAGATCACTGGCCTGGATAATTACATACGCGGCGGAATACCGTATCAATACCGGCCCGCCAGCTTCTGCTGGCAAAACCTCAAGAAAGCTTCTTGTCCCAACATCCTTTTTCCCTATACTATACCCTTCTTCCTTCTACCACCTGCAATTGCTGCCTCCcctttcctctccacctACTTTAATTGGAGGATTGGCTGTCCATTATACTCTCTATCTTTggtgtttttttcttctttaattCCCCATCCTTTTCGCCATGTTCCGGACTCTCTTGCCGCGGGCTGCACCGCGGGCTGCCCTCCGCACTGCTCGCCCTCAGTCTGTCCCTTCTAACTTCGTCGCTGCTCCTaccctctccttcttctcgaaaCGTGGCTACGCCTCCGAATCTGGTATGTGGCCGAGCTTTTCCCCTGCGATAGAACGGCCAGGGACAGGCCCTGCGCTTCCGAAAACCGCTGAGATAGGTTACTGATGGGCGTTGGGATAGGTGAACATGACCTTGTTatcatcggtggtggtgtCGCTGGATACGTTGCTGCTATCAAGGCCGGTCAAGAGGGCTTGAAGGTGCGCTCAAACTCTCGGTGTGCCTCAATCGGAGATTTTTTGCTAACCACGGAGATCGCCGACAGACTGTCTGTATCGAGAAGCGTGGCCGTCTTGGAGGCACCTGCTTGAACGTCGGCTGTATCCCCTCGAAATCTCTCTTGAACAACTCCCACCTTTACCACCAGATCCTCCACGACACGAAAAAGCGCGGTATTGAGGTCGGTGATGTCAAGCTGAACCTCGagcagatgatgaaggccAAGGACACTTCCGTCGAGGGTCTGACGAAGGGTATTGAGTTCTTGCTCAAGAAGAACGGTGTCGACTACGTCAAGGGTACTGGTGCTCTTGTTGATCCTAACACTGTCAAGGTGAACCTGCTCGAGGGTGGTGAACAGACCCTTCGCGGAAAGAACATCCTTATCGCCACCGGTAGCGAGGCCACCCCTTTCCCCGGCTTGAACATCGACGAGAAGCGCATCATCACTAGCACCGGTGCTCTTTCGCTACAGGAAGTTCCCAAGAAGATGGTTGtcattggtggtggtatcATCGGTTTGGAGATGGTATGATTGCGATTTTTGCGACGTCAGAGGTTTGAGACATCAATCTCCATACTAACGTTGGTCACAGGCTTCCGTTTGGTCTCGTCTCGGTGCTGAAGTTACCGTTGTTGAGTTCTTGAACCAGATCGGTGGACCTGGTATGGATGCAGAGATTGCCAAGCAGGCTCAGAAGATCCTGTCGAAGCAGGGTATCAAGTTCAAGACTGGCACCAAGGTCACCAAGGGTGATGACAGTGGCGCTTCTGTTTCTATTAGCGTCGAGTCTGCCAAGGGCGGCAAGGAGGAGACCCTGGACGCTGACGTTGTCCTGGTTGCCATCGGTCGCAGACCTTACACCGAGGGTCTTGGCTTGGAGAACGTTGGTATTGAGAAGGACGAGCGGGGCCGTCTGGTCATCGACCAGGAGTACCGCACTAAGGTTCCTCACATCCGTGTCGTTGGTGACTGCACTTTTGGCCCCATGCTTGCCCAcaaggctgaggaggaggctgttgctgctgttgagtACATCACCAAGGGTTACGGTCACGTCAACTACGGCGTCATCCCCAGTGTCATGTACACTCACCCCGAAGTTGCCTGGGTTGGCCAGAACGAGGCCGAAGTCAAGGCCGCTGGCATCAAATACCGCGTCGGTACTTTCCCCTTCAGCGCCAACTCCCGTGCCAAGACCAACCTCGACACTGAGGGTCAGGTCAAGTTCATCGCTGACGCTGAGACTGACCGTGTGCTCGGTGTTCACATCATTGGCCCCAACGCTGGTGAGATGGTTGGTGAGGCTACTCTGGCCGTTGAGTACGGTGCTTCTTGCGAGGACATCGCCCGGACGTGTCACGCTCACCCCACTCTCTCCGAAGCTTTCAAGGAGGCTGCCATGGCTACCTACTCCAAGGCCATCCACTTCTAAGTTCATGTTACCAATTCGCCATCTGTATCTTTTTTAGACTAGCTACGCTAGCAACCTGTAGCATTTGACTGATTATATTTCCTATGTTGGTTGTGTACTGAGACTTATGAATAAAGGACATTATTCTTATCACAAAGAGTAACTCGACGGACGTCTCTGTCGCCAGGCGAGACCAGTATGTGGTTACTTGATCGTATTTCATGTGATGGCCCGGACCGGGCAACATTAAGAATAGATAGTTTCTAGCTGAATTTTCGCCAGCACGGCAGTGGGCCTGTCCTTTCATCAGGACATTGCTATGGAGTACTAGTTTCCAACTACACCTAATTTTTAAGCAGACTCAAGGGTTTTCGCTCTATTCAGAGATCTGAAACACGTAGCCCGACGATGTAGGCATCTGTCTGCTATACGTCATAGACGGCGCAAAGGGAACCACCCATTCCTTCAGAACAGCAAGGAAGGCATTGCAAACAGCATCCACGGCCTGTTCGCGAGACGCTCCACAGCTTTCAACATACACTTTCAAACAGTCAGTCACAGAATCCAAAGGGCCCGGGCTATGTATGCTACTTACACTTAACTTTAGGCTCCGTCCCCGAAGCCCGGAACGTGAACCGCACATCCTGGTCCAACCAGAGAGTCAACATCTGGCTCGACTTATCAACAGGCAGCGTAGGTTTGTTGTTGGTCGTTCCGGAATCATAGCCCTCGGTCATGTCTCGCCAACGCAGAATCTTGAATGGTCCCAGTGTCTTCTCGGCTCTATAGGGTCCATTCCGGATAGCTCTGAACAAGGCCGTTGTTGTCTCCGGATTCGGGGACCGGAAGTAATTATTAAGGGTTTCATAGTGGCCATATTCATTGAAGAGCTGCTGTAGTTTCATGTAAGGGGTGAGTCCTTGCGATTGCCATTTGGCTTGTGCTGCTAGGAAGACCATCGCTGCTGTGATGCCGTCTTTGTCGTGGCAGACGGCTGGGAACATATAGCCTAGTGCTTCTTCGAATGCGTAAGGGACAT from Aspergillus flavus chromosome 7, complete sequence carries:
- a CDS encoding GrpB domain protein is translated as MPSKSEITEFQMPGAVEIISTRPQKLIEIVEPDPTWPESFAIIARRIADALGNRLLSIEHVGSTSVPGLPAKAVIDVDVLVADPTAEDSYVPALEAAGFQFLLREPGWYEHRLFGFNEPYANIHVFGPNSAEHVRHRLFRDWLRNHEDDRQRYVDTKRQAAAASRLAGETVNEYSDRKQSVIHEILQKAFKEHGYLNE